CGCCTCCTCCAAACGGCGATTCGCCTTGGCGATCTCACCCGCGCGTTCCTCGACGCGTCTTTCCAGTTCCTGCTGTCTGTCCCGCTCCCTGGAACCGAGCCAGGTCGTCACCGTGGCCACCAACACGAACAGCCCTAGCCGACCAAGGGCGATCAGGTTAGCACTGATCGTCGAAACGCCCACGGGCACGAACAAGTACGTGCCCGTGACCGTTGAAAGGACGGCAGCCAATACCCCCGGCCCGAGACCAGCGTAGCGCGCAGTGAACAATACCGCGAAGTAAAACGGCACATAGGGCGGAGGGAACATCGGTCCGAGCAGAACCTTCACCGCCGTAGCTAATGCAGTCCAAAAGACGGCGGCACCATAACGGGCTGCTCGCGAAGAGGTCAGCTGCGACATATATCGATGCTCGGCACTCCGATTCTCAAAGGTAAAATGAATTATCGATCGCTTCAGCCCGAGGAGTCAAACTCAGGCGTGCAGTTCCCCGCCGGTGCAGTGACACTCTGCTCGAAGCAACCGCGGGCGATCCGCTGGTGATCGAGCGGCCTATTGACTGAGTGTCCGAAGGTAGCGCAGCAGCGTACGCACACCAAAGCCGGTGGCACCGCGCGGGTGACAGGGCAAAGGCTTGTCGGCGAAGGCCGTGCTGGAGAAATCGACGTGGGCCCACGGCACTGTGCCGACGAACTCCCGCAAAAAGAGACCCGCCACGACCGTCCCCGCACCGGAGCCGCCGTCGCCGATGTTTTTGATGTCGGCCACCGTACTATCGAGATCCGCACGGTACGCGGCAACCAGCGGCAACTCCCACAAGTTCTCCCCACAGGCGCGCCCCGCCTCGATGAGTGCCCGCACCAGGGCAGCGTCCGTTCCCATGATTCCCGCGTAGCGGTTCCCCAATGCCACCCGAACCGCCGCGGTGAGGGTCGCCACATCGATGAGCACGTCCGGTTTAGCGGCAGCAGCGTACGACAACGCGTCCGCCAGAACCAACCGGCCTTCGGCGTCCGTATTCAGCACCTCGATGGTTTTGCCGTTGTGCGCGCGCACCACGTCGCCCGGCTTGATGGCGCGGCTGCCCGGCATGTTCTCCGTGGCAGGAACGTAGCCGCGCACCTCCACCGCCACCCCCAGGTCACGCACCACGCTCATCACCGCCAGCACCGCCGCCCCGCCGGCCATGTCTCGCTTCTGCACCTGCATGCTATCCGCCTGCTTGATCGACAATCCCCCACTGTCGAAGGTGATGCCTTTGCCGGCTAGCGCCACGCGCTGGCGCGGCCGCACGCTTGGCCGATAGACGAGCTCAATGAAACGCGGGGGTTGGGCGCTGCCCTGCGCTACACCGAGTAATGCCCCCATGCCGGCACGCTTGATGGCGCCAGCGCTGAGGACCCGTGCCTGCAACCGTTGCGCCCGGGCGATGCGTCTAGCTTCGCCGCCGAGGTAACTCGGGGTGACGATGCCCGCAGGCAGATTGATCAAGTCGCGGGCATAGCACGTCGCTTTCGCGCTCAGGTGCCCGCGTGCCACGGTGGCGCGCGCCGTAATATCCTCGCGTGCACCAGCTATGTGTACACGCAGGAGACGCGGACCACCGGGCTTCGCCGACTTCAAGCTATCGAACATGTAGCTGCTCAGATCAAGGCCCTCGACCACCGTCTCCAACACCTCCGTAGACATGGTGCCGGCAGACATCACCATCGCCGCACTGGTGGCCTTCAGATCGCGGGCACGGGTGACCACCGTGTCGGCACACTTGTACCAAGCCTCGACACCCGCGGCCGTGTCGACGCCGACAATCAGGAGATGCGCAGGCGGCAGGGTACCCTGCGTCTGAAATACAGCGACCTCTCCATCCGCACCTTGAAAACCTTGCTGGCGCGCTTCGGCGCTCAATTTCCTTTTCAGCCGCTGGTCGAGGCGCGCCAGCTCGCCCGAGTTCCAGTCGCGGCCGACAACCAGCACGAGCATCTGGGCATGGATGTCGGCAGCTTTGCTACGAGTGAGTGTCACGTCCATATGTCTGTACCCGGCCCTCGTGCTCCAGCTCGCCACGCTACTGACTGTGACGCTTGAGATAGTCCAGAACGATGTCCCGCTCCTGTGCCGTCAGCGGTGGCAGGCCGTGGCGCACGGTGTCCCCCTGCATCCTCTCAACCTGGAATTTCCACATTTCGAAGGTCAGGCTTCCTGGAGCATATATACGGTGACACGTGTCGCAGCGCTCGGCGTACAGCTTCGCGCCCGGAGAGTCGGGCTCGGGCAGCTTGGCGTTGCACGCGGCCATCGCTGCGAGAACGACCGCAGAGAGGCAAAAGCCTGTGCCCCGTCTCATAGCGATTCTCGGAAGTATGCAGCCTGGCCGGTCGTCTCCTCGACTCCAATCTGAATGGCGTGGATCCGCTCGACCTTTGCCGCCGCCAACTCGCGCCGGACTTCACCGGCCAGGTAGCGCGCCAGCTCTTCGGCGGAGCTGTGCACGATGGGCAGCAGCACGACATCCTTGCTGGGAAAACTGAACTCATCGTCTTCGTAACCAATGATGACCTGGCGGCCGTCCTCACGGATGCGCAAACAATCACTCTGCGCGGGGATGATGAACTTTTCGTCCAGCCGGCCGCAGACCCGCTTGGTGATCTGCTTGGCGATGCCGAAGTCGAGAACGTAGCCCTCCGGCCCCAGATCGCCTTCGATGTCCACCGACACCCGGTAGTTGTGCCCGTGCAGGCCCTCGCGGAAGCCCTTGTACGCGATAAAGTGCGCTGCCGAGAACTTCAGATAATCCTTGGTCACGTGTACCCGGAATGTCTGCGTACCCATAGAAATCACCGCCTGCTGCCCAGGCCTTACCACAGGCAATCGCTCGTGCAAGCCGCTGGTTGTGCAGCCTCTGCTCTCAGTGGAACACCGCCGTCACGTCAAAATACGTCAGCTCGTCACGCTCGCACTGGTTACACACCAGACGCACGATGCGGAAGCGACGCTCGCCCACCGCTCGCGAGGTTTCACCGTTCACCACCAGGAGTCCACCGCAGCGGCAGGACCTGCCACAGAGCGCGGCATCGATCTCGTCGAAGCGACTCACCGCTACTGGGCGATGAATGGTGGCGCCCGGCCGGCGCTGTTCGGTGCGCCGGCGCTGCCAGCGCCGGATACCGACCGACACCACCGCCACCAGCACGGCAAGGCCAAGCACGAGCCCAATCACGTCAGGGCCGCCTCGGAATCCGACGCCACGCCGAGCCGGGTCAGCGCCTGGTCCAACTGCGCGTGATTGCCGACCATCACGAGAATGTCTCCCGACTCGATCACCAGGTCCGGCGACGGGTTGGTCGTCGGCTGACCGTTACGGACGACGGCAATGATGGTGACGCCCGTCATCTTGCGCAGCTGGAGCTCGCGGATCGAGCCTCCGGCCGCCAGCGAGCTTTCCGGCACCATGAAACTTTCCGTCGTCGTCGCAGCGAGAATCTGCCCCAACTGGTCCAACGTCTGCCGCGGCAGCTCCAGTCCCCGCAACATGCGGTATCCCTGCTTGCGGATCAGCTCGACCTGGAGCGTGATGACGTTGCGCGGCACGCGCAGGCGGCGCAGCACGCGCGCGAAGATTTCCACCGAGGTTTCAAATTCCTCCGGGATCACTTCGGTCGCGCCCAGGCGGTGGAGTTCATCCATTTCCGCCACGTAGCGCGTGCGCACGATGATGGGCGCCTGCGCATTCATCTGGCGGGCAAGCGCCACGATGCGCCGGGTCGCCACCGGATCGGAGATGGCGACCACGATCACGTGCGCCGCCGCAACGCCAGCCTGGCGCAAGACCTCGGCCCGGGTGCCGTCACCGTAGAGGACCGGTTTTCCGCTGTCCCGCGCCGCCGCCAGCCGATCCGGATTGATCTCGAGAATCACGTACGCCAAGCCGGTCTGCTGCAATACGTGGGCGAGGTTCTCTCCGTTGAGGCCGTACCCCACGACGAGAACGTGGTTGCGCGCGGGGTGACGTTCGCTGCCCGCGTCCGGCTCGGCAACCCCGAGCCAGCGCTGCGGCGCGTAGCTCACTCTGGTCGCAACATACATCAAGAATGGGGTCGCCAGCATGGTGAGCACCGCAACCGCGACGAATACCTCATACTGGGGCGGCAAGATCAGGCCAGCCGGCAACGCGACGCGTGCGAGCACAAAAGATAACTCCCCAATCTGTGCCAGCGACAGTCCTGTCGTGATGGCAACACGGGGAGAACGGTAGAAGGAAAACCCGGCAACCGTCGCCACTAGGGCTTTGCACACGATGACCAACACGGCCGCGACACCCAAACTCAGAAAATGGTGGCGCAGGAGATCGAGGGGCAACAGCATGCCGATTGAAATGAAGAAGATGCTGTTGAAGGTATCGCGAAACGGGAGGATGTCGGCGGTGGCCTGGTGGCTGTACTCGGACTCCGAGATCACCAGGCCGGCAATGAGCGCGCCCACAGCCAGCGACAGACCGAACCGTGCCGCCAACCAGGCCGTCCCCAGGCAGAACAACACGATGGCCCCGGTGAACAACTCGCGGCTGCGCAGGCGCACGATCTGACGCAAGACGGCCGGCATCAACAGGCGTGCCGCCAGCACGATGACGGCGACAGCTACGGCCGCCTGCATCAGCACGGTGGCGACGGCCAGCCACGACATGGCAGCAGCGCTGCCCAGGAGCCGGGTGAGCAGCATCATTGGAATCAAACACAGGTCCTGGATGAGCAGAATGCCGACGGCCAGCCGTCCGTGCGGCGCGTTGATTTCGCCGCGGTCACTCAGCGTCTTCAGCACGATCGCCGTGCTCGATTGAATGACCAGAAACGCAAACACCAGGGAGGAAGAAACGGAAAATCCTGCCGCCAGGGCGATGCCGCAACCCAGCGCCCCGGTGATGAGTATTTGCAGGCTGCCGGACCAGACGATGATGCGACCCAGGCGAGCGAGTTGGCTCAGGGACAACTCCAAGCCCACCACGAACAGCAGCAGCACCAGGCCGAGTTCCGCCAAGCTCTCCACGTCCGCAGTCTGCGCGATGAGGCCCGCGCCGTTGGGACCGATGATGATCCCGGCGATGAGGAAACCCACGACGGACGGCACATTCAGCCGCTGAAAGATGAACACGATGGGGAGCGCGGTCGCGAAGAGGACGACCAGGTCCCGCAGGATCGCCCCCTCAGCCATAGATCGCGCTCGTGAATCGCGTGCGTGAGTCGTGTGCCGCACTCTGCCGGTTTATGCGAGCACGCTTCACCAGCACGAGTCACGCATCCTTCCCGACCGCGTCCCGCAGGTGCGCCAAGCCGTCTCGCCGCAACAGGTCCGCCAGGCCGCCTGCAATCCGGCGCGCCAGTCGGGGTCCTTCGAAGATCATGCCGGTGTAAATCTGCACCAGGGAGGCTCCGGCGCGAATTTTCGCGTAGGCGTCGGCGGCGGTGAAGATTCCGCCCACTCCGATGATCGGGAGTTCGGGGCCGGCGAGGCGATGGAGCGTGCGGATCACGGCTGTGGCCCGCTGGCGCAACGGCGCTCCGCTCAGGCCCCCGGCTTCTTCGATGTGCGTGGTCACACCCTGGCGCTGGATGGTGGTGTTGGTGGCCACGAAGCCGCTGGCGCCGCCGCGGCGCGCAACTTCAACGATCCCGGGCAATGCCTCATCGGCAAGATCGGGCGCGACCTTCACCAGCAGCGGTCGCGGCACCTGCTGGTGCGTGCGTGCCAGCGTGTCGTTCTCCTTGGCCAGCGCGCCGAGCAGTGCCGCGAGGCGTTGCTCCGTCTGCAGTTCCCGTAGCCCCGGCGTGTTGGGGGAGCTGACGTTGATGACGATGTAATCGGCGAAGACGAACAGCTGCCGAAAGCTGCGCAGGTAGTCCTCCACCGCCTGTTCCAGGGACGCGGTGCGAGACTTACCGATGTTGATGCCCAGCGGAATGGTTGGGCGACGCACGCTCTGCAGCTGCGCCAACCGTAGCGCCACGGCCGTGGCGCCGGAGTTGTTGAAGCCGAGCCGGTTGATGAGCGCACGATCACGTGGCAGCCGGAATATCCGCGGCCGTGGGTTGCCCGGCTGCGCCTCGGCGGTGATGGTACCCACCTCCGCAAAACCGAAACCGAGCAATGGCCAGACGTGTGGAGCACGGGCGTCCTTGTCAAATCCGGCCGCCAAGCCCACCGGATTGGGAAATGAAATGTTCCACACACGCTGGGTCACGGCCGGGTGTGTCCACGGCCGTGGGGGAAAACGGCACGCCAGCACGCGCTGGTAGGCAGCCAAGCCACTGAAAACCAAATCGTGAGCCCGTTCAGGCTCGAAGCGAAAGAGCAGCGGGCGCAGGGCGTGGTAGAGCATCATTGTCACTGATTGACCGATGGCTGCGTCTCTCGTGGGGCACGGCGCACCGTACGCCTACGGACATGTCAATACGTCAAGGTAGCCTGGTGGAGCAACCAACGGGCTGCTAGCCGTTTGCCGAGGCGGCTTCGGAAGATGACAGCGCGTCGGAGTCAGTCGGCGCGGCGGTCTGCAGCTTGTAGCGCTGGTAGCGCTCCAGGATGCGTGCAACGTAGGCCACCGTGTCGCTCCCTTTCGCAAAGCCGTTGGGCAGCTGCGTGTAGAGGGACGGTTCCTCGAGGCGTGGCAGCATCAGCTCCAGCGCGCTCTCCCACCGGTTCGGATCGTACCCGAAGCGGCGCGCCAGCGCCTGTGCATCCCGAACGTGCCCTGGTCCCACGTTGTAGGCCGCCAAGATGATGGCCAGTCGATCACGGCCGTCAGCGGTACGGAACGCTTCGTCGAGCTGCCGCAGGTAGCGCACCCCGGTCTGTACATTGTCTGCCGGCGCATGGAACCGCACCGCGCCCACGGCTTCTGCGGCGATCGGCCGCACCTGCATCAAACCGACCGCGCCCTTTTCGCTGCGGCTAGCTGGATCAAAGCGGGACTCTTCAAAGATCAGTGCCGCGATCAAACGCCAATCGAAGCCCTCGGCTTTAGCGTGGTGCGCAATGAGGCGATCGAACGGCGAAATCGTGATGGCCAAGCTGGACCGTGGGGGGGCTGCCGTCATCTCGGCGAGCAACGGGATGGGGACCTCAGCACCATCGACTCGGATGTACCAACCGCCAGCCTGGAGCGACCACGACCCAGGGCGCGCCGCCGGGGCTGCCGTAGCGAGCAGAGCCGTCGGCTCTTCCGCAATCGTTTCCTGGGGTGGCTCCGCTCGTCCCTGCTGCAATACGACTGCGATTGCAAGCGTCCCCAGCCCCACCGCCCCACAGCGAAGCGCCCCGCTCAACCAAGAGGGGCCGCTCGTCATTTGGGCGGCACTTTGCACGACTCGCGGTTCGGATGCAAGCGCAAATCCGCGTTGACATACCACGGCGTTTTACTCTAGCTTAGCAGCGAGAGACGCAACTCATGTCCGAGCCTCAGACACTGGATACCCTTCAGACTCGCGAGAAGATTCTCGCCTCCGCCAGCCAGCTCTTTTCCGAGCAAGGGTACGAGAACACATCCTTGTCGCAAGTTGCCCGCCAGGCCAAGGTGAGCAAGGCGCTGATTTTCTGGCACTTCGATTCGAAGGAAAAGCTCTATCGCAGCGCCTTACGGAAGACGCTGGAGCCCTACTTCATCAATGTCGATGGTCTCGAAGGTCTCGGCGAACGCGAACAGGTCGAGCGGCTCATCGATCTCTTTTACGACTTCGTTCACGAGAACGTGTACTCGGTCCGGTTCTTTCTCAGCCTGACACTACAGGCCGAGCAGCAGCCCGATGAAGTCTTGAGTCGCGTCAACGAACTCTACCGCATCTTCCGCAAATCACTGGCTGAAATCATCGAGAACGGCCGACGGCGGGGCACCTTTCGCACCGACATCGACCCGGAGCGCGACGCCGCACTGATCATGGCGGCACTCGGTGGAATCCTGATCCAGCAGTTCATGAGCGATGGCTCCCCGTACGATCCGAAGGACCTCATCGAGCATCTCAAGACCATCCTCTTCCAGCGGCTTGTCGTACCGGCTGCAGGGAGCACAGCCGCGGGGCGCCCGTAGCGGGCGCCCCGCCCGAGTCAGCCTCGGCCGCCACCCCAACCGCAGGGAAGGTGCTCCGCACCACCACCACACCGCACACCCCTTCCCTTCCACGCCGGCATCGTCTTTTCCGTTGGTAACCCGTGTCTCACGAGCAGCCGCTGGTCGCGCCACAATTGAGACACTTGTAACAGCTCCCGTTGCGGATCATGATCGCGCCGCAATCGGAGCAACTCGGCGCATCAGCTTGCGGACTGAACCCAAGCGCTGTAACCGTCGAGCCGCGATCAACCCCGTGCTTGTCAGCGGGAACCGCTTTACTTTCCGCCGCACTGGTTTCCGCCACTCCCAAGCCCATCTCCGTCCGCTGTTCCGCGTTGAGGAAGCGCGTCCCAAGGAAGCGGAAAATATAGTCGATCAACGATTTCGCAATCGGGATGTCCGGATTCTTGGTAAAGCCCGACGGTTCGAAGCGGACGTGACTAAACTTGCTCACCAGCACTGCCAATGGCACCCCGTACTGTAAGGCCATGGAGGTCAGGATGCCGATGGTATCCATCAAGCCGGCAATGGTACTACCTTCCTTGGCGATCTTGATGAACAGCTCCCCCGGCGTGCCATCATCGTACAAGCCGACGTGGATGTAACCCTCGTGCCCGGCGATATCGAATTTGTGCCGCAGCGAGCGACAGTCCTGTGCCAGGCGACGGCGTACGGGTCGAAACTCCACCGCCGGCGCCCGCTTGTCCTGTCGTGCCGTGTTCAGCGGCTGCGTGCGTTTGCAGCCATCGCGGTAGATGGCCACGGCCTTCACGCCCAGGTGCCAGGCCTCGATGTACGCCTGCATGATGTCGTCCACGGTCGCGGCGTTGGGCATGTTGATGGTTTTCGAGATGGCCCCCGAGATGAACGGCTGCACCGCACCCATCATGCGCAAGTGACCGAGCGGATGGATCGAGCGCGCACCATTCGCCGCCTTGAAGGCGCAATCGAACACGGGCAGGTGCTCATCTTTCAGCTCCGGCGCGCCCTCGATGGTGTCGTGTTCATCGATATACTCGACAATCGACTGGATTTCCTTCGACTCGTATCCCAGGCGTTTGAGGGCGCGCGGCACGGTGTTGTTGATGATCTTGAGCATGCCGCCGCCCACCAGCTTCTTGTATTTCACCAGCGCAATGTCCGGCTCGACGCCGGTGGTATCGCAGTCCATCATGAAGGCAATGGTACCGGTCGGCGCCAGAACGGTGACTTGCGAGTTGCGAAACCCGGCCTCCCTGCCGAGCCCGTAGGCGTCGTCCCACACGACGCGGGCGGCGCTCAGCAATTCAAGCGGAGCGTAGGCCGAGTCGATCTTGTGCGCGGCGCCGCGGTGGCGGCCAATCACATCCAGCATCGGCTCACGGTTCGCAGCGTATCCCGCAAACGGCCCCAGCTGCCGGGCGACGCGCGCCGACTGGGCGTAGGCTTCCCCGCACATCAGCGAGGTGACCGCCGCCGCATATTGGCGGCCGGCTTCCGAGTCGTACGGCAGCCCGAGCGCCATCAGCAACGCCCCCAGGTTGGCGTAGCCCAAACCCAATTGGCGGAAGGCCCTGGCGTTCTCG
This genomic window from Candidatus Binatia bacterium contains:
- a CDS encoding DUF4118 domain-containing protein, producing MSQLTSSRAARYGAAVFWTALATAVKVLLGPMFPPPYVPFYFAVLFTARYAGLGPGVLAAVLSTVTGTYLFVPVGVSTISANLIALGRLGLFVLVATVTTWLGSRERDRQQELERRVEERAGEIAKANRRLEEA
- a CDS encoding leucyl aminopeptidase, giving the protein MDVTLTRSKAADIHAQMLVLVVGRDWNSGELARLDQRLKRKLSAEARQQGFQGADGEVAVFQTQGTLPPAHLLIVGVDTAAGVEAWYKCADTVVTRARDLKATSAAMVMSAGTMSTEVLETVVEGLDLSSYMFDSLKSAKPGGPRLLRVHIAGAREDITARATVARGHLSAKATCYARDLINLPAGIVTPSYLGGEARRIARAQRLQARVLSAGAIKRAGMGALLGVAQGSAQPPRFIELVYRPSVRPRQRVALAGKGITFDSGGLSIKQADSMQVQKRDMAGGAAVLAVMSVVRDLGVAVEVRGYVPATENMPGSRAIKPGDVVRAHNGKTIEVLNTDAEGRLVLADALSYAAAAKPDVLIDVATLTAAVRVALGNRYAGIMGTDAALVRALIEAGRACGENLWELPLVAAYRADLDSTVADIKNIGDGGSGAGTVVAGLFLREFVGTVPWAHVDFSSTAFADKPLPCHPRGATGFGVRTLLRYLRTLSQ
- a CDS encoding 6-carboxytetrahydropterin synthase translates to MGTQTFRVHVTKDYLKFSAAHFIAYKGFREGLHGHNYRVSVDIEGDLGPEGYVLDFGIAKQITKRVCGRLDEKFIIPAQSDCLRIREDGRQVIIGYEDDEFSFPSKDVVLLPIVHSSAEELARYLAGEVRRELAAAKVERIHAIQIGVEETTGQAAYFRESL
- a CDS encoding cation:proton antiporter, with product MAEGAILRDLVVLFATALPIVFIFQRLNVPSVVGFLIAGIIIGPNGAGLIAQTADVESLAELGLVLLLFVVGLELSLSQLARLGRIIVWSGSLQILITGALGCGIALAAGFSVSSSLVFAFLVIQSSTAIVLKTLSDRGEINAPHGRLAVGILLIQDLCLIPMMLLTRLLGSAAAMSWLAVATVLMQAAVAVAVIVLAARLLMPAVLRQIVRLRSRELFTGAIVLFCLGTAWLAARFGLSLAVGALIAGLVISESEYSHQATADILPFRDTFNSIFFISIGMLLPLDLLRHHFLSLGVAAVLVIVCKALVATVAGFSFYRSPRVAITTGLSLAQIGELSFVLARVALPAGLILPPQYEVFVAVAVLTMLATPFLMYVATRVSYAPQRWLGVAEPDAGSERHPARNHVLVVGYGLNGENLAHVLQQTGLAYVILEINPDRLAAARDSGKPVLYGDGTRAEVLRQAGVAAAHVIVVAISDPVATRRIVALARQMNAQAPIIVRTRYVAEMDELHRLGATEVIPEEFETSVEIFARVLRRLRVPRNVITLQVELIRKQGYRMLRGLELPRQTLDQLGQILAATTTESFMVPESSLAAGGSIRELQLRKMTGVTIIAVVRNGQPTTNPSPDLVIESGDILVMVGNHAQLDQALTRLGVASDSEAALT
- a CDS encoding quinone-dependent dihydroorotate dehydrogenase; translated protein: MMLYHALRPLLFRFEPERAHDLVFSGLAAYQRVLACRFPPRPWTHPAVTQRVWNISFPNPVGLAAGFDKDARAPHVWPLLGFGFAEVGTITAEAQPGNPRPRIFRLPRDRALINRLGFNNSGATAVALRLAQLQSVRRPTIPLGINIGKSRTASLEQAVEDYLRSFRQLFVFADYIVINVSSPNTPGLRELQTEQRLAALLGALAKENDTLARTHQQVPRPLLVKVAPDLADEALPGIVEVARRGGASGFVATNTTIQRQGVTTHIEEAGGLSGAPLRQRATAVIRTLHRLAGPELPIIGVGGIFTAADAYAKIRAGASLVQIYTGMIFEGPRLARRIAGGLADLLRRDGLAHLRDAVGKDA
- a CDS encoding transglycosylase SLT domain-containing protein encodes the protein MQQGRAEPPQETIAEEPTALLATAAPAARPGSWSLQAGGWYIRVDGAEVPIPLLAEMTAAPPRSSLAITISPFDRLIAHHAKAEGFDWRLIAALIFEESRFDPASRSEKGAVGLMQVRPIAAEAVGAVRFHAPADNVQTGVRYLRQLDEAFRTADGRDRLAIILAAYNVGPGHVRDAQALARRFGYDPNRWESALELMLPRLEEPSLYTQLPNGFAKGSDTVAYVARILERYQRYKLQTAAPTDSDALSSSEAASANG
- a CDS encoding TetR/AcrR family transcriptional regulator; the encoded protein is MSEPQTLDTLQTREKILASASQLFSEQGYENTSLSQVARQAKVSKALIFWHFDSKEKLYRSALRKTLEPYFINVDGLEGLGEREQVERLIDLFYDFVHENVYSVRFFLSLTLQAEQQPDEVLSRVNELYRIFRKSLAEIIENGRRRGTFRTDIDPERDAALIMAALGGILIQQFMSDGSPYDPKDLIEHLKTILFQRLVVPAAGSTAAGRP
- a CDS encoding vitamin B12-dependent ribonucleotide reductase, with the protein product MTEVARKRKEEGQAGVAAPGQGLTVPRYFTTPEVDPFDAVEWELRDALISGEKGEVVFEQHAVEIPKAWSQLATSVVVSKYFRGPLGAPEREQSVRQLISRVVRTIRGWGEQQGYFAAPQDAEVFAAELTHLLVEQKAAFNSPVWFNVGIEPQPQCSACFILSVEDTMESILGWYRNEGIIFKGGSGSGVNLSRIRSGKEKLAGGGTASGPVSFMKAADASAGVIKSGGKTRRAAKMVVLNADHPDIVDFIRCKEEEEKKAWALIDAGYDGSLDGPAYGSVFFQNANNSVRVTDAFMRAAEEDDVWQTRYVRTGQPADTYRARDLLRMIAEATHVCGDPGMQFDTTINSWHTCPNSGRINASNPCSEYMHLDNSACNLASLNLMKFVGDSGEFDTAAFRHAVDVMITAQDIIVDHSSYPTPQITENARAFRQLGLGYANLGALLMALGLPYDSEAGRQYAAAVTSLMCGEAYAQSARVARQLGPFAGYAANREPMLDVIGRHRGAAHKIDSAYAPLELLSAARVVWDDAYGLGREAGFRNSQVTVLAPTGTIAFMMDCDTTGVEPDIALVKYKKLVGGGMLKIINNTVPRALKRLGYESKEIQSIVEYIDEHDTIEGAPELKDEHLPVFDCAFKAANGARSIHPLGHLRMMGAVQPFISGAISKTINMPNAATVDDIMQAYIEAWHLGVKAVAIYRDGCKRTQPLNTARQDKRAPAVEFRPVRRRLAQDCRSLRHKFDIAGHEGYIHVGLYDDGTPGELFIKIAKEGSTIAGLMDTIGILTSMALQYGVPLAVLVSKFSHVRFEPSGFTKNPDIPIAKSLIDYIFRFLGTRFLNAEQRTEMGLGVAETSAAESKAVPADKHGVDRGSTVTALGFSPQADAPSCSDCGAIMIRNGSCYKCLNCGATSGCS